One part of the Schistocerca cancellata isolate TAMUIC-IGC-003103 chromosome 12, iqSchCanc2.1, whole genome shotgun sequence genome encodes these proteins:
- the LOC126109549 gene encoding uncharacterized protein LOC126109549, with amino-acid sequence MNILTAKNLEIAIHSPTRETNHSSTTKDQIIIISKTKYKSVVIKAGLADHHAQAICFCVNTNPSYNYMRKTTHMGRTFSNTAVQTFQNYLQQESWEIVYSTENISDKFQTFMNIFKYYFDLAFPLKAKTTQATTTNKWITSDIRKSCARKRYLHNIEAKKQDNYKYIEDASNRTKEIWQVVKKETKSYKSRVNNIVLKAGLENINKPQEVANMFNNYFVNVTEKLLQQTSNRKQHTETGKKVSSVSMFLYPTNVEEIQVTIKSLKMKHSAGVDDIPDFIIKKCGDLITEPLTHLHNLSFATGTFPSCLKIAKVKPLYRKGNKDDVSNYRPLGLLSVFSKILYRLFNKRLTDFLEVNGILSEFQHGFRASRSTGNSEETHVKNIKETTDRLTRYFDDNDLIINIEKTVAMDIHTAQTKNLISPSLELYGQKIAKTACTKFLGLHLQDNLKWKAHIEQMNKKLSTSCFVLRTLKIIPATTTFSVNIMQLYTLSSGMGLCSGEILEMP; translated from the exons ATGAACATATTGACAGCCAAAAATTTGGAGATTGCAATCCACTCCCCTACACGTGAAACAAATCATTCTAGCACTACTAAAGACCAAATAATAATAAtctccaaaacaaaatataaatcagttgtaataaaagctggactggcagaccatcatgcacaggctatatgcttttgtgtaaacactaatccatcctataattatatgaggaagactactcacatgggcagaactttcagtaatactgcagtacaaacattccagaattatctccaacaagaatcatgggagatagtgtatagtacagaaaatatttctgataagtttcagacattcatgaatatttttaaatattattttgatcttgcttttccattgaaagCCAAAACAACGCAAGCCACTACAACTAACAAGTGGATTACTAGTGATATAAGGAAATCTTGTGCTAGAAAACGGTACcttcacaatatt gaggcaaagaaacaagacaattacaaatacatagaagatgcttcaaacagaaccaaagaaatctggcaagttgtaaaaaaagaaaccaaatcttacaaaagtagagttaataatatagtattaaaggctggcttggaaaacattaataagccacaggaagtagctaatatgtttaataactattttgtaaatgtaacagagaaactactacaacagacttctaatagaaaacagcatacagaaacagggaaaaaagtATCAAGCGtatcaatgtttctgtacccaacaaatgtagaagaaatacaggttacaataaaaagtctcaaaatgaaacactctgcaggtgtagatgatatacctgatttcattataaagaagtgTGGGGACTTGATTACTGAGCCCTTAACCCACCTACACaacctatcttttgctacaggaacttttccttcatgtttgaaaatagcaaaagtaaagccattatacaggaaaggaaacaaagatgatgtttccaactacagaccactgggacttctttctgttttctcaaaaatattatatagacttttcaataagaggctaacagacttcttagaggtaaatggcattctgtcagaatttcaacatggatttagagcaagCCGCTCAACTG GTAACTCAGAAGAAACtcatgtaaaaaacataaaagaaaccactgacaggctaacacgttactttgatgacaatgacttaataataaacattgaaaaaactgtagctatggatatacacacagcacaaacaaaaaatctgatatcacccagTCTAGAGCTATACGGACAGAAaattgccaaaacagcctgtaccaaatttcttggacttcacctacaagacaacttgaaatggaaagcacatattgagcagatgaacaaaaaattaagtacttcttgttttgtgctgcgtacattaaaaattataccagctacaACAACCTTCAGTGTGaatattatgcagttgtacactctcagctccggtatgggattatgttctggggaaattctggagatgccataa